In Armatimonadota bacterium, the following proteins share a genomic window:
- a CDS encoding tRNA/rRNA methyltransferase, producing the protein MLGKALRSKTAIRRLHEQYAAQYGREMTIAFLLQDWDDPYNVGGMFRVADAVGAKELIMTGHTPLPPHPQIHVTSMGHHRRIPFRYFEHHEEAIARLKLEGYHLVAIEIAEHAQHYKDYLYPEKVCFVVGNEVNGVYNKVLAMCDGAVFIPMAGKGKSLNVVVAAAVVAFEAWQQPEHEEGSTSSLPPGETIPAPFEQ; encoded by the coding sequence ATGCTGGGCAAGGCGCTGCGTTCGAAGACTGCCATCCGTCGTCTGCATGAGCAGTATGCTGCTCAGTACGGCAGAGAGATGACCATCGCCTTCCTGCTGCAGGATTGGGATGACCCGTATAACGTGGGTGGCATGTTTCGCGTGGCGGATGCGGTAGGCGCGAAGGAGCTCATCATGACGGGGCATACCCCCCTACCCCCGCATCCGCAAATCCACGTCACCTCGATGGGACATCATCGGCGTATCCCCTTCCGCTATTTTGAACACCATGAGGAGGCGATTGCCCGTTTGAAACTGGAAGGTTACCACCTGGTGGCGATAGAAATCGCCGAGCACGCCCAACACTACAAAGATTATCTGTACCCCGAAAAGGTCTGTTTCGTCGTCGGCAACGAGGTGAACGGGGTATACAACAAGGTGCTGGCGATGTGCGACGGGGCGGTATTTATCCCCATGGCAGGTAAGGGCAAGTCGTTGAATGTGGTGGTTGCAGCGGCAGTGGTGGCGTTCGAGGCGTGGCAACAGCCCGAGCACGAGGAGGGTTCTACGAGTTCTCTGCCCCCTGGAGAAACCATTCCAGCGCCGTTTGAACAGTAA
- a CDS encoding ATPase, translating to MRDWIRQKIIDSIHAEIPTLTPRDVRLPQVPGKAIAVVGMRRVGKTTFLWQVLGEHLRAGVPRDSLLFFSFEDDRLMGMQATDLQVLVEEYYLLYPRKRQSERVVFFLDEIQVVSGWETFVRRLMDTEKIKVFLSGSSARLLSREVATSMRGRAMEVRLYPFSFREYLRHQGIVPEQPVTHLPQTDLSFLQNRLEAYLLEGGFPEAQGVPARDRYQLLRGYVDVVLLRDVIERYDVSHPVALRWMVTFLLSNPAGMCSVNRMYHDLRSQGIAIGKENVYDYLSYLEDAFLVRAISIAASSERQRMVNPRKVYPVDPGFIPIYDRSERSHLGRALETCVLLELMRRDAEVHYVRTPKGYEVDFLARYWDGGEDLIQVCADLTDRQTAEREVRALVEAAQWYPHAQRRLITLYPPPHNMPEGVTVQTALEWFLQGAENS from the coding sequence ATGCGCGACTGGATACGACAAAAAATCATAGATAGCATCCATGCAGAGATACCCACACTCACTCCGCGTGATGTGCGATTGCCTCAGGTGCCGGGCAAAGCCATTGCAGTAGTGGGAATGCGTCGTGTGGGCAAAACCACCTTCCTGTGGCAGGTTCTGGGTGAGCACCTGAGAGCAGGTGTGCCTCGTGATTCTCTGCTCTTTTTCAGCTTCGAGGATGATCGCCTGATGGGAATGCAAGCCACCGATCTGCAGGTGCTGGTAGAGGAGTATTACCTGCTCTATCCTCGGAAGCGTCAAAGTGAGAGGGTAGTGTTCTTTCTGGACGAGATACAGGTGGTCTCAGGGTGGGAAACCTTTGTGCGCCGACTGATGGACACCGAAAAGATAAAGGTGTTCCTTTCGGGTTCCTCAGCGCGCTTACTCTCGCGAGAGGTGGCAACCAGTATGCGGGGGCGTGCGATGGAGGTGCGACTCTATCCGTTCAGCTTCAGGGAATATCTGCGCCATCAAGGTATCGTACCAGAACAGCCTGTAACACATCTGCCCCAAACGGACCTTTCCTTCCTGCAGAATCGGTTGGAGGCGTATTTGCTGGAGGGTGGTTTCCCAGAAGCGCAGGGAGTACCCGCCAGGGACCGCTATCAGCTGCTTCGCGGTTATGTGGATGTAGTGCTTCTTCGCGACGTGATTGAGCGTTACGATGTGTCTCATCCTGTGGCTCTGCGCTGGATGGTGACATTTTTGCTCTCAAACCCTGCAGGCATGTGTAGTGTGAACAGAATGTATCACGACCTGCGTTCACAGGGCATTGCTATTGGCAAGGAAAATGTTTACGATTACCTGTCCTATCTGGAAGATGCCTTTCTCGTGCGCGCCATTTCCATAGCGGCTTCTTCCGAGCGACAGAGGATGGTAAACCCTCGCAAGGTGTACCCTGTGGACCCGGGATTCATACCGATATACGATCGAAGCGAGCGATCCCATCTCGGACGTGCTCTGGAAACCTGTGTGCTGCTGGAACTGATGCGCCGCGACGCAGAGGTGCATTATGTGCGTACCCCCAAAGGGTACGAGGTGGACTTTCTCGCGCGTTATTGGGATGGAGGTGAAGATCTCATACAGGTATGTGCTGACCTGACGGATCGCCAGACCGCCGAGCGAGAAGTACGTGCACTGGTAGAGGCTGCGCAATGGTATCCACACGCTCAGCGTCGTTTGATAACTCTCTACCCACCTCCGCACAACATGCCAGAGGGAGTTACTGTTCAAACGGCGCTGGAATGGTTTCTCCAGGGGGCAGAGAACTCGTAG